The Nocardioides campestrisoli genome includes a window with the following:
- a CDS encoding hemolysin family protein produces the protein MSDLVAVLVAVLLLALNAFFVGAEFALISARRSQIEPLAEAGSAMARTTLRAMEQISVVMAGAQLGITICSLGLGAVGEPAVAHLMEPVFERVGVPHELVHPISFAIALTIVVYLHVVLGEMVPKNLAIAGPERSALLLGPPMMVVVALLRPVILVINACANTILRLLRIEPRDEVASTYTREQVAALVEESRGEGLIEAHEYDRLAGALGFTEKSVRSVLMPARTLTTVPRGTTVATVEEVCAATGYSRFPVARADGELVGYLHIKDVLETDEERRQRVVDDKWIRPFATVRPEDPLHTALESLQRRGAHMGRVIAEDGSLLGLVTLEDVLEELVGEIRDAAHHDEPV, from the coding sequence ATGAGTGACCTCGTGGCCGTCCTGGTGGCGGTACTGCTGCTGGCGCTCAACGCCTTCTTCGTGGGGGCCGAGTTCGCGCTGATCTCGGCCCGCCGCAGCCAGATCGAGCCTCTCGCCGAGGCCGGCTCGGCCATGGCCCGGACCACCCTGCGGGCGATGGAGCAGATCTCGGTGGTGATGGCCGGGGCACAGCTGGGCATCACCATCTGCTCGCTGGGCCTCGGCGCCGTCGGCGAGCCGGCCGTGGCACACCTGATGGAGCCCGTCTTCGAGCGGGTGGGCGTCCCGCACGAGCTGGTCCACCCGATCTCGTTCGCGATCGCCCTGACCATCGTGGTGTACCTGCACGTCGTGCTCGGCGAGATGGTGCCGAAGAACCTCGCCATCGCCGGTCCCGAGCGGTCGGCGCTCCTGCTCGGCCCGCCGATGATGGTGGTGGTGGCGCTGCTGCGGCCGGTGATCCTGGTCATCAACGCGTGTGCCAACACGATCCTGCGACTGCTGCGGATCGAGCCGCGGGACGAGGTCGCCTCCACCTACACCCGCGAGCAGGTGGCCGCCCTGGTCGAGGAGTCGCGCGGGGAGGGCCTGATCGAGGCCCACGAGTACGACCGGCTGGCGGGGGCGCTGGGCTTCACCGAGAAGTCCGTGCGCTCGGTCCTCATGCCGGCCCGGACGCTGACCACGGTGCCACGCGGCACCACGGTCGCCACCGTCGAGGAGGTCTGTGCCGCCACCGGGTACTCGCGGTTCCCGGTCGCCCGCGCCGACGGCGAGCTGGTGGGCTACCTGCACATCAAGGACGTCCTGGAGACCGACGAGGAGCGACGCCAGCGGGTGGTCGACGACAAGTGGATCCGCCCGTTCGCGACGGTCCGGCCCGAGGACCCGCTGCACACCGCCCTGGAGTCCCTGCAACGGCGCGGGGCCCACATGGGCCGGGTCATCGCGGAGGACGGCTCGCTGCTCGGGCTGGTCACCCTCGAGGACGTGCTCGAGGAGCTGGTCGGCGAGATCCGCGACGCGGCGCACCACGACGAGCCGGTGTGA
- a CDS encoding CDP-alcohol phosphatidyltransferase family protein → MTHQRERSVRVWTVPNLLSVLRLLSIPVFLWLVLVPEADGWALALLMLSGVSDYLDGYLARVLDQYSPIGEVLDPLADRLYILAVVVGLAMRDIIPWWVALALPLRDVLLWALVPLLRTRGYTALPVHFLGKAATFNLLYAFPLLLLGGGDGVVSTLANVFGWAFALWGIGLYWWAGLLYAWQVRTLLLTTPPVPRAERAG, encoded by the coding sequence GTGACCCACCAGCGCGAGCGCAGCGTGCGCGTGTGGACCGTCCCCAACCTCCTGAGCGTGCTGCGGCTGCTCAGCATCCCGGTCTTCCTCTGGCTCGTGCTGGTGCCCGAGGCGGACGGCTGGGCGCTGGCCCTGCTGATGCTCTCCGGGGTCAGCGACTACCTGGACGGCTACCTGGCCCGGGTGCTCGACCAGTACTCGCCGATCGGCGAGGTGCTGGACCCGCTGGCCGACCGGCTCTACATCCTCGCCGTGGTGGTCGGCCTGGCGATGCGCGACATCATCCCCTGGTGGGTGGCGCTCGCCCTGCCGCTGCGCGACGTGCTCCTGTGGGCGCTCGTCCCGCTGCTGCGTACCCGCGGCTACACCGCGCTGCCCGTGCACTTCCTCGGCAAGGCCGCGACGTTCAACCTGCTCTACGCCTTCCCGCTGCTCCTGCTCGGCGGCGGGGACGGCGTGGTCTCGACGCTGGCGAACGTCTTCGGCTGGGCCTTCGCCCTGTGGGGGATCGGGCTCTACTGGTGGGCCGGGCTGCTCTACGCCTGGCAGGTGCGCACGCTGCTGCTCACCACCCCACCGGTGCCTCGGGCGGAGCGGGCCGGATGA
- a CDS encoding DUF881 domain-containing protein: MTKDEVTEDGVTKGEAPGRAPGRTGAGSGQELPPHVTLPLLSLITSQSMDEDYQHVAQRRGGGQVPRTERPTRDRVVTALVVAVFGALVAVAGVQTSRNADVDALGRASLVSQIQAGKTEVRDLQDRAGELKASNADHEQDLRVLRERESNLSQQVSRMAIRTGYLPVRGPGLRITVDSAPGAVDSDVVQDDDLLFLVDGLWAAGAEAIAINGQRLTTLSSIQNSGKAIHVNVRPLSPPYVITAIGDPDTLEARLLRTTHGSVFYSLARSLEFRFEIEQDDRLELPAARTRRLLHATDGVDSTSRQKEMAP, translated from the coding sequence ATGACCAAGGACGAGGTGACCGAGGACGGGGTGACCAAGGGCGAGGCGCCCGGGCGCGCTCCGGGCAGGACGGGCGCTGGGTCGGGGCAGGAGCTTCCGCCGCACGTCACGCTGCCGCTGCTCTCCCTCATCACCTCGCAGTCCATGGACGAGGACTACCAGCACGTCGCACAGCGCCGTGGGGGAGGGCAGGTCCCCCGGACGGAGCGTCCGACCCGGGACCGGGTGGTCACCGCCCTGGTGGTCGCGGTCTTCGGTGCGCTGGTCGCAGTCGCCGGCGTGCAGACCTCCCGCAACGCGGACGTCGACGCGCTGGGCCGCGCGAGCCTGGTCTCCCAGATCCAGGCCGGCAAGACCGAGGTGCGCGACCTCCAGGACCGGGCCGGCGAGCTCAAGGCGAGCAACGCCGACCACGAGCAGGACCTGAGGGTGCTGCGCGAGCGCGAGAGCAACCTGAGCCAGCAGGTGAGCCGGATGGCGATCCGCACCGGCTACCTCCCGGTGCGCGGTCCGGGGCTGCGGATCACCGTCGACTCCGCCCCCGGGGCCGTGGACTCCGACGTCGTCCAGGACGACGACCTGCTCTTCCTCGTCGACGGGCTGTGGGCAGCCGGGGCCGAGGCGATCGCGATCAACGGCCAGCGGCTGACCACGCTGTCCTCGATCCAGAACTCCGGCAAGGCCATCCACGTCAACGTCCGGCCGCTCTCGCCGCCGTACGTGATCACCGCGATCGGCGATCCGGACACCCTCGAGGCACGGTTGCTGCGGACGACGCACGGATCGGTCTTCTACAGCCTGGCGCGTTCGTTGGAGTTCAGGTTCGAGATCGAGCAGGATGACAGACTCGAGCTGCCCGCGGCGCGCACGCGGCGGCTGCTCCACGCCACCGACGGGGTCGACTCGACCTCACGTCAGAAGGAGATGGCACCGTGA
- a CDS encoding small basic family protein — protein MIAALGLLLGILAGLLFQPDIPIGLERYMPIAVVAALDAVFGALRAYLDGIFDDKVFVVSFLSNVVLAAAIVYVGDRLGVGNQLQTGVIVVLGIRIFSNSAAIRRHIFHA, from the coding sequence GTGATCGCCGCACTCGGGCTGCTGCTCGGCATCCTGGCCGGTCTGTTGTTCCAGCCCGACATCCCGATCGGGCTCGAGCGGTACATGCCGATCGCCGTGGTGGCCGCGCTCGACGCCGTCTTCGGCGCCCTCCGCGCCTACCTGGACGGCATCTTCGACGACAAGGTCTTCGTGGTCTCGTTCCTGAGCAACGTCGTGCTCGCGGCGGCCATCGTCTACGTCGGCGACCGTCTGGGCGTGGGCAACCAGCTCCAGACCGGAGTGATCGTCGTCCTCGGGATCCGGATCTTCTCCAACTCCGCGGCCATCCGCCGCCACATCTTCCACGCCTGA